TGTTGGAAGTGAGCAGCGAACCAAAAGGACGCAAAGACAGCCTGCGCTGCCGAATCTTTCATGCCACAGGACGCATTTTGAGCGGAATGGAGAATATCTACGCGAAAGCGCTTGCCTGGGTGATGAAAAAGCGCAGGACCACAATGCTAATCGCAGTGGGAACCTTGCTTGGGGCGGTTGTTTTGGCAATTTTCATCGGCTCGGAACTGATGCCTGAAGCAGACGAGGGCGAGCTCCGCGTGAATTTGGACATGGAAGCCGGAACGCGCCTGGAAGTGGTGGATGTCAAAATGAAAGAGCTGGAAAAGCGGCTCGAAGGCATCGATGAGATTGTGAACGTCATCACCCAAGCCGGCAGTGGAGGCTGGGCTTCAGGTTCGAACACAGGTTCCATGCGCTTGAGGCTGTCGGGGCGCTCAGAACGCAGCCGCAGCGACGAGGATATCGCCAACGAAATTCGCAAACGTTTTTCAGGAATCCCCGGAGCCAGAATCCGGGTTCGCACAGCTTCCAGCAGCCAAATGACGCGCTTTATGGGCGGCAGCAGCAGGCTTTCCATCCAGATTAGAGGACACGACCTCGATGAATCATATCGTATTGCCCACATCATTCAGAAATCCATTGAAGGAATCAGGGGTATCACAGATTCAAACCTGAGCCGCACAGCGGGGGCGCCGGAAGATTTGATTGTGATTGATCGCCGTAAAGCCGCGGATTTGGGCCTCAGCGTTCAACAGATTGCCCAGGTTTTGGAAACCGCACTTTCGGGTTCCAGTGCCGGAGAATTTGTTGAAGAAGGGCGCGAATATCCCATGACCTTGAGAGTGAAGGATGCAGACCAACTGCCGATTGAGCGTCTGCTTGATCTCAGTGTGGTAAATCCCGCCGGAGCGCCTGTGGTTCTCAGAAATGTGGTGAGAGTGGAAAGCAGCCAAAGCTCGACTGTAATCGAAAGGCTGAACCAGGAAAGAGTTATCGATATCAACGCCAATCACAGCGGACGAAACCTGAGCGCGGTGGTGAAAGACATCCAGGCTGAGCTGGATAAAATTCCGCTGCCACTGGGTTATAGTGTTGAGATTGCGGGAGATTACAAACAACAGCAGGAATCGTTCCGCGAACTGCTGATGGGCTTGATTCTGGCGATAATTTTAATCTACATGGTGATGGCAAGTCAGTTTGAATCCTTCAAACACCCGCTGGTGGTGATGTTCACGGTTCCTTTCGCTTTCATTGGCGTGGCTTTGATTCTGTTTTTAACCGGCACCACGTTCAATATTCAAAGCTATCTGGGCATCATCATGTTGGCAGGTATCGTGGTGAACAACTCCATCCTTTTGGTGGACACCGCAAACAAGCTGCGCCGCGAAGAGGGAATGGATTTGCGCGAAGCCGTTGAAACCGCGGGACGACGGAGACTAAGACCCATCTTGATGACTGCCATAACCACGGTTTTGGGATTGCTCCCGCTGGCTTTGGGGCTGGCTGAAGGTGGTGAAACGCAGGCTCCGCTGGGAAGAGCGGTGGTGGGTGGACTTTTGGTTTCCACTCTTGTTTCCCTGCTTCTAATCCCGGTGATATATTCCTTGTTCGAAGGCGGCAGGAG
The sequence above is a segment of the Candidatus Cloacimonadota bacterium genome. Coding sequences within it:
- a CDS encoding efflux RND transporter permease subunit, which codes for MKIAQTSVNAPVTTIMVSLIVIILGGIALSRLPIDAMPDVTSPTLSISTSYSKASPLVMEELITRPIEEAVSAVAGVQEISSRSSEGSSSVQVYFAWGTDLDAASNDIRDRLDRIIGRLPEGATRPSLRKFDLAAMPVVMMGVVSDLEPVSLRSLIDNEIAYRLERVNGVASVNVWGGQTREISINVDPQKISALGLSMDQIITRIKAANINKPTGTNYRGNYQITVRVPGVFENLDELEQTVIGQRGSSVIALGDIATIEDGTSKLNSVVRINGEPGIQISVSKQSGTNTVRVAKGVLKEVENINRSISQVKVVPLVDQSIYINSAINNVTSSVIIGGILAILILLFFLRNIKSTLVISTAIPISIMATFGLLYFSGFTLNLMTIGALALGVGQLLDNSIVVLENIFRHRELGKKPKEAAILGAGEVTSPIIASTLTSVVVFLPLIFMKGMTGLMYRQLGFVVVFALLCSLVTALTIVPMLSSRMLEVSSEPKGRKDSLRCRIFHATGRILSGMENIYAKALAWVMKKRRTTMLIAVGTLLGAVVLAIFIGSELMPEADEGELRVNLDMEAGTRLEVVDVKMKELEKRLEGIDEIVNVITQAGSGGWASGSNTGSMRLRLSGRSERSRSDEDIANEIRKRFSGIPGARIRVRTASSSQMTRFMGGSSRLSIQIRGHDLDESYRIAHIIQKSIEGIRGITDSNLSRTAGAPEDLIVIDRRKAADLGLSVQQIAQVLETALSGSSAGEFVEEGREYPMTLRVKDADQLPIERLLDLSVVNPAGAPVVLRNVVRVESSQSSTVIERLNQERVIDINANHSGRNLSAVVKDIQAELDKIPLPLGYSVEIAGDYKQQQESFRELLMGLILAIILIYMVMASQFESFKHPLVVMFTVPFAFIGVALILFLTGTTFNIQSYLGIIMLAGIVVNNSILLVDTANKLRREEGMDLREAVETAGRRRLRPILMTAITTVLGLLPLALGLAEGGETQAPLGRAVVGGLLVSTLVSLLLIPVIYSLFEGGRRKLWPSKKA